The DNA sequence TCGTCGAGGACGTGTGGGTCGCGGCGGGGTGGCTGGGGGCAGCGGCGAGCGCCCTTCTCCTTGTTGGGGACTTCGACACGACGGGGCGCCCGAACCGGGTGCTGGCGGCGACGATCACGACGGGGTACGCGGCGCTGTTCGTGTGGTTCTGGGTGCTGGCTCTCCTGCTGGTCTGAGCCGATTGCTGGTGCTGGTCTGAGGCGGCTGCTGGCCTGGGCCGACGAAGGGCCTCTCGTTCAGGGCGCGGGGTGGGGACCCCTCCGCAGGTGCAGGTCGAAGAACGCGACGATGCGCCGACGCGCGTCGGTGGTCGCGGTCTCGTCGTACCGCATGCCGGAGACACGGGCGAGGAAGCGCAGGAAGAGGCTCTGGTCCTGCGGTGCGGGGTCGTTCATGAAGCCGTGACGGACGCCCGGGTAGACCTTGACGTCATGGGGCACGTCGAACTCGGTGAGGAGGTCGTCCAGCCGGCGTCCGGCACGTGCCCCGAGCGGGGACCAGTCCTTCTCGCCGAAGCTGCCGACGACCGGGCACGCGCGCGGCAACCAGTCCCGGGCGTCCGAGGGGCAGCCGCCGTAGTTCACGGACGAGGCGTCGAAACCGTGGCCCTCGGCCAGGGCGATCGCATACCCCCCACCCATGCAGAAGCCCAGGACCCCGACCGCCCCCGAGCAGCCGTCGTGGTCGCGGAGCCAGCGTCGCGCTGCCTCGATGTCGTCGAAGGTCCGCCCGTGCCGCACACCGAGCTCGCGCATGATCGTCCGGAGGCAACGCAGGCGGCCGCCCCAGTGGTAGAGGTCCGGCGCGATGGCCAGGAACCCCTCACCCGCCAGCCAGTCCGCGTGCGAGCGCAGGTCCTCGCTCATGCCGGTGAAGTCGTGGAGGACGACGACGCCCGGCCACGGTGCAGGCGTGTCCGGAACCGCGGCATACGCGGGCATCACACCCCGGCCGGTGTCGACCCCCAGCAGCGATCCCCTCGCCATGCCCCAGTATGGAACCCGTGGAGAGGGCCGGGCCAGGCCTCGCCCCGCG is a window from the Phycicoccus sp. M110.8 genome containing:
- a CDS encoding dienelactone hydrolase family protein — encoded protein: MARGSLLGVDTGRGVMPAYAAVPDTPAPWPGVVVLHDFTGMSEDLRSHADWLAGEGFLAIAPDLYHWGGRLRCLRTIMRELGVRHGRTFDDIEAARRWLRDHDGCSGAVGVLGFCMGGGYAIALAEGHGFDASSVNYGGCPSDARDWLPRACPVVGSFGEKDWSPLGARAGRRLDDLLTEFDVPHDVKVYPGVRHGFMNDPAPQDQSLFLRFLARVSGMRYDETATTDARRRIVAFFDLHLRRGPHPAP